The genomic stretch TACTAATAATTATAATTGCAAATACTTATCCATGTAGATAATAATTATACTTGCAAATACTTATCCATGTAGAGTTGAACATGAATGCAATACCTATATAGGCTATGTTTTTAAATAGGAAGCTCATAGTTTTTCTCAATAGAAGAACTGCTCTTGGCAGTTTCAAGTTCTTGTTCGTAATCCACAGCAACATATGCAAGCTTCTCTTTTATGTCACGGACAAATTCCCACTTAGCTGAGGTGGCGAACATATACCCTCTCTCAGTGAGGATCTTCATCAAAGATTCAGTTAGATCGCGTCCAGCCATATGTGTGTGCATAACTTATCTTTAATCGGGGACGTCAATGCAATCCTTCAACTCCTCCAGACTGGCTAAGATTTCCAAGGCAGATATGGGTTTTGTTTGGGTCAACAACTTGACCCCAGTAGTCTGCATATTGTCCTGCCAAGAAGGAAGAGTGTTTATAAATACAAAACTGTCCAAAATTCATAAGTCACACAGACCAACACACATACTGTCTTTTTCTCAATTAcacaatttatattaaataataggccATCATCATTGCATACCACCTGAAACTCGCAACCTAACCTCTGCATAACCCAATTCTAAATTAAACTTAATAGACTGAATGAAAATTACTTATCTTTCAATAATGGAGAATCATTCCTATTCGATCCACAGATTGCAATCACTGCCCTTATCATTGGTGTCGGTCTTATGGCTGTACCGCGATGACGACAATCACCGAAGATCTCTCCATAATATGATAACCTGTTACTGCTGCAAAATCATTTGGACAAACTGGATCATGAGAAAAGACATGGATCACTTGCAGAGAAACACTTGAAGAGAAAACACATATTAAAAGAATCTTGCAATAATAATCACCTTGGCTTCATGTATTTTTCCCGCCTTAGCAATATCGATGAACACGAAACAACATATttgtaatgaaaaaaataaacttGAAAATTGTCGATGAACACGAAACAATATAGATGCAAAACCAAGCAAGCCATGCAAAACTTGAAATCCTGAGTAATGGTTTTATTACGTATCGGTGCTTCTCAAGCTATAAAATGCAGATATAAAAGCGTGACAGAAATCTATAAGAGCACCGGCCCCTTCTCTGTCTCCAGAAATGTTGCATCTACAGTACTACCATTTGATTAGCGAGTGTGAGCTGCGGGCAGCAAATTTGTATAAAACAAACGTCAACAGATTATCAAAATCTACTGGGCCTACAGATGGAGTCTCCCTTTCAGGATGGAAAAATATATTGTTAAATAAAGTATGACAATATTCAAACAGTCAAAGTTGTTGATTATCTGTATTTCCAAAAATATTGCACAACTATCTAAATTTTGATTTTCTCCAGCCAtcacatataattatatatatgcaTACCAAAATTGAAAACATAGATTCTACACTCTTTATTCCTTTTCAGTGCCCTATTAACTCCTGTCGCCATCACGATACAAAACTATATACGAGCCAATCACAAATAGAGGTGATTTATTACTACCAAATGCTACATGTTTCTTCTAATAATATCACAAATTATGTCTTTTCATTACTTAGTTCCCCTTATTCAAACAGTTGAGTGAAACAGAACCAACATGACGGAACGATATGTGAAAACAGTGTGAAGAAACCAAAAAATACAGATCAGGTCGAAATTCGAATGTAATCTATGCTAGACATGATCATATAATAAGGATGCTTAATTGCAAAATACTTTCAGTTTATGCCAGAGAGAAAATATTTCCTATTCAAATGCAACGAAATAAAGAATATAACCAAAATGAAAGAGCTTATCAATATAAACAATTGCAACGAATATAATTAATGACATCGTAGTTTTCTTACAACAACAGGGAGCATCTCAATCTCAACGATATTGTTTCCGCTGGCGACCTACTGGATCAAAAATGTTGTTACTGCTGTCGCTGCCCTGTGAAATGGCTTCAAAACCAACCTGAGAAACATGACCTTCAGCTTCCTCCCTCGTATCCACAAATTTAACTTGATTTAAACGTAGAAAGGAAAGAAGTGAGAATTCCTAATGTAATGACCAAGTTTCAAGGCATCTACTGTTAATCAAGTGGGAAAATACTTTTGTATGCTAACTACTTTTATGGAATTTCCATTTCAATAGAAAGAATTTGTAACGCTAATGCATAGCTGCAATGGTACCAAGAAAATCATGGATTACATTTCAGACACAATAATACACATAATTACCACAGGGCAATAAATTTATGCAAAACTCAGCATACCACAGGGGAACAAATTTATGCAAAACTCAGCACACCAAAGCTCGTGACTAAATTGAATTAACAAAACCTAACCTTCAAACCCACTTCCACCTAATGTTGatacatacaaaaaataataatttgaaactGCATCATTTAGATGGCAGAAATTCTTGGAACATCAACCGGAAACTGGTGGATTTCGTCGATCCAAGGGTTCTTCTCTTTTGCAGGATTGATTGTCCTGAGAGCCTTCCATACTGCACTGTTGCACTTGAATCCAGAACCAAATGCTATTTGCCATGTCCTATCTCCTTTCTTTATCCTTCCCTTGGCTTCCGTGTAAGCCAATTCGTACCAAAGGGAACTGCTTGACGTGTTTCCAAAGCGATACAGTGTCATTCTTGACGGCTCCATATGCCATGTAGACAGTTTCAAATTTTTCTCCAGCTCATCCAAAACAGCTCTTCCAcctgcatgaatgcaaaaatgttcgAAAGCTAGCTTGAAATCCGGAATATAAGGCTTGATCTTCATCTTGAAGAGTTTCTTTCCAACTAAAGTGCCGAAGAACAGCAACTGTTCGGATGTTGGAAGGACAAGAGGTCCGAGGGTGGTGATGTTTGTCTTCAAAGCATCCCCCGCAACTGCCATAAGATCTTTTGATAAAGTTACACCAACTttgccattgtcatcttcttcttGTGTAACACAGCTGAAGCACTTGTCATCCGCACCCTTGTTCGTGCGAACAGTGTGGACCAATCGGTATTTGGATCTTCTCCTATCAGAGGTCTTGTTGGAAAGTAAAATTGCAGCCCCTCCCATACGGAACAGACAATTTGAAACCAGCTTGGATCGATCATTCCCAGGATACCAATTGAGCGTGATGTTCTCCATACTAACAACCAATGCATAGGAGTTGGGATGGACCTGGAGAAGTTCTTCAGCAAGATCAATGGAAACAATCCCTGCACTGCATCCCATCCCACCAAGATTGTAACTCTTTATGTTCCCTCTAAGCTTATAGTGATTTATGATCATTGCGGAAAGCGAAGGAGTTGGACAGAAGAGACTACAATTGACAATGAGAATCCCAATATCCTTAGGCTTAACGGATGTCTTGGAAATGAGCTCATCGATAGCACCAAACATGACAGCCTCGGCTTCTTTCCTAGCTTCTTTCATTGAAGGGTTGGGAGGAATGGTGAGAACAGCTTCGGGAAGGTAAGTGCTTTCTCCGAGTCCAGATCTCTCGAGGATCTTGCGCTGAAAGTCAAGGTTTTCCTCTGTGAAGAAACCACTTGCCCTGGAGTGATCCATAAATATCCTTTTAGTGCATTTGCGAGACTCTTCTGGCTTATAACAGGAGAAATCAACAAGGTAGACTGGCCTAGGACGGGTCATAACATATAGGGTTGATAAAAATACAAGGAGAGTGGAGCAAATAATGACAGAAACGAGATTGTATTGCAGATTTTCCCAAATATCATAGATATCTTTGAGGGAGAAAGTTGATAGCTGAGCAGCAATTAAGACGACAAGTGGTGAAAGAAAGAGGTACATGGCATGAGTGATAAGGTAATGATAGCCAAGCTTGACATACTTCAATTTAACGGATTTTTTGAAGTCGGGAAGGATCCGCGACGATGGCACCAACAAGGGTGTTTCTGCTGCTTTTGATTCTGTCGTCATTTTCCCCTGCTCAATATTTCAATAAATCTGGTTAATTCTTTTGTTTCAATACCAGATTTAAAATCACCATATGTTGTTAAATTTGAAGTCGGGAAGGAAGGATCCGCGTCGATGGCATCAACAAGGGTGTTTCTGCTTGCTTTCGTGGAAGGATCCACGACAGAATCAAACTTGTTCGCGGATCCTTCCCGACTTCAAAAAATCACCACATATGTTGAAATGTGATACAAAATATAGCCATAGAAAAGCACAAGAATATAACGACTTTGTAAAGCTCTAGGGAAACGAAAATAGGTAAAAGAAAATGGAGATCTGAGAGAAAGCACGCACCTGAAGACCGGCCCGGGAAGTGGGTTTCTTTGTTCGCCGCACGAGAAGGAAAGAAGAAGGGTGTTGTTGAATTGTTCGCcgcacaagaaaaagaaagaaattacCTCTGCTTGCTGTGCTTCGCTGTTTCTttcttgttatttattttttgtccGACCCTCCTACTTTTCTAAATTACATTGGAGAATACAAATAATATCACTCTTAAATTAAAGCTCTCTTTAATACTATCAAACTTGAGTTTTTCTATGTCTTTTTCAAtaattcttttcaacttttaaaaaacATGTGACTTTCATCCTCTGCAATGGCATCAAGTGGGTCAAGCCCCCTCCCGATTGCAGTTGCGAGGGATCGAATCGTGGTTCTCCCTActaagtccagcgccaatcaccactgaaccaactaacgattggtatatCTGAATGATTCTACTCAATCTCAGCTACTTATTTCGATCTAATATACAAAATTATCAATATTAATTAACGCTTAGATGGTTGAGATTTGAGCAGCAGGTGGAGCAGGAGAGAATCATTGAATTCCcataaaattctaattaaattaaaagtcaTATTCTATATCATTCAAACACTCTTAGATTTActaacatatatttaattaaattacattTTTCTACAATATAtatagtaaatatttttatagaaaCATTAACTAATTTTAAAGACTCGTCTAGTTCATTGAGAGGATGAAAGGGAACATGTTCTGTTGTGGAACCAGAAATAGAGATAATCGTAGAAATTGTGGTGAAGCAAAGTTCTCTGAGCACTACCATGATGCAGCACTGTTGATCAAAGGTTGGGATCACGGTGCACCTTGAACCAGAAACATTGATCTTGAATAGATGTCGTTATCCTCCAATACGACATATCAAATGGGGGTAcatgcaaggttagcactccaacgcccAAGTCAGCTTATGATTCAATATAGTGGTAGTGAAAATGGATATTAGAGACTGTGTACATGAAAACCCTTTGTGAAGGTATTTATACCTTGGGCTCGATAGAGCATGCTAGATAAATGGGCCTCGTGTAATTAGGCATTtggtgtaacgccccagacttcTTTCAGGATTAtcaactgaccccacaaaccaacacgagtaccgaaaagaagatgcatcttgttggtataggtagtacccatcaatccttataagctttccttcaaccatgcaatcTCATACCTGCACAGCATCAGGATACCTTTCAATTCGAtatggcgaccacccttgccctcttcggcctcaggtattacctgcggtgcaaccacccctcgccttctacGGCCTCGGGTAGTATATTCGGCCGGCCCCGAACAGTCGTCCTCAAGACTTATCGTGCATTCTAGATGCATGAGGAGTCTTATGGTAGTCTTTGTCGGTCTTTGGGGATGGTTGTTTGAGCGTTTGTTGGCATGTACTGCTTTGGTTTTACCAAAGTGTGATGGGAATGTGAGCATTAAATGTAATTCCATTATTGAAGTGTTTCGTCGTTTTTTCCTGACATGTGACCTGAAAAGGCATGGGGTGATGAGACGCAGCTTATTGTGTACTTAAGTACACTTAAGTTTGGTTGTATTCCTAACGTGAAATATGACCATTGATTTGTCCTTGAGTTTTGCTTTCAATCTGATTCATTCGATTGTCTTTGTCTGTATAAGGTTAAAGAGAAAGTGAAAAAACTTCTTCGTTATCTTGTAGATTAAGTTTCCCTTGTCTCTTTTAAACCTTCGATACTTTGACCCTCTTCTTGTTTTAGCATTTTCGACCTTAAATTTCAAGGTATCTTCTTTTCACCTCAACTTTTTACTCGAGCATTTATTTCACTttgttatgatgaatgataatCCTATTATCGTTGAGAGCAATTCGGAGGGTAGTACTTCTTCATCTTTAAAAAAAGGGAATGGAGTGTGAATCGCATTCCTCCCTTTTTGTTAGTGGAAATTCTAAACCGAAAGTCATTCTTTTGAGTGATGATTCAGAAATGGAAGGGACATATGGAGAATCTCTTTCAGATGAAGCTCCTTCTAAGGATTATTTATAGGCCCTCTTCTCATATGAATTTGAGGGGGGGAAATATCGCTGATAAACTGATGTCTTCCCCTATCTTGATTGAGGAAGAAATAAAGTTTCCCGTCAAAGGAAGGGTTATACTGATATTTTTTCCGACTATACAGATGAACGAATGGTCGCGAGCCTAGCAATTTTAAAATTGCTCATCATTTTGGGTTCCAGGAACAGTCGAGTATTATGCCTTAGGTAAGTCCCCCGATCATTATAAAGTAGACATTTTGACCATGATGGTTTAAGCCAATTTCCTAAGTTAATGAAACAAAAATCATAGGTGATATAAATTCAAGTCACGTGGGAAGTGGGATCTAAAACTATTTTGAAAAACTTGAAAATTTGAGATTTTTTGTGTGTGATTTGAATCACTAAATATCCATGACTCAGAATCAAGCAAAACATAGGCAAAACAGAAAACTTTTTGtatatgtgattcgaatcacaaattACATCTGATTCAAATTATGTAactatgtgattcgaatcacaaattACATCTGATTCAAATTATGTAactatgtgattcgaatcacaaattACATTTGATTCAAATTATGTAactatgtgattcgaatcacatttTGTGCATGGCTTGAATCACAAACTTCCTGGTAGCCACTAACTCGTCTGATCCGAAACAAGCTTAACTCATGATTCGGATCATGAACATGTGACTCGAATCACAACCTAATCACAAGAAAATATGTCACTTTCTTTATGATATATTGTTTCACACTAGTTGCTCATTTGAATCAAATCATGAAATGCACCTGACTCGAATCTAACAAACGTTTTCCATCCATTTTTGTGTTAATCTCAAGCACATATAAAATCATTTTATCATCATTTTTCAAGTAATGAATTATAAATGGAAAACATTTTCATTGTGATTTTTGTATAATCAACGCCCTCTCACTTTTGAAAGTTCAAAAACTCTTACAATTGAATTTATTTCTTCTTCAACCTCTAGTTTTGATTTTAGATCTTGATAATgagatatttgtaatttattgagGGATACTCCTTCTTAAAACTAATCGTTCTTAAATATTGGGTAAAATTTTCAAGTTTCTTGCAAGATTGAGGTTATTGTCACTGGTATTGACAAATTCCGGTGAAAAGAAAAAAGATTACCTTGGTAGTGTCTTTGTGGAAGGCTACATACAAGTGTTAGCTGGGAATTTCAACGATTAAAGGGAATATTATTGAAAAGAAGAAATTTCGAAGAGAGATGTAACATCTAGCTCATAAAGGATGTTCGAAGTATCAAGCGTTTGAAGAGGTTTTATATTGTCATAGTGTTGTCGAAGAGTGCATCCTCGAAGACAAAGATAAAGACTTGGAATATTTTGGAGCTTTTTAGAGAGTAAGCTTCGACGATCACGTTGGTTGAGTTTGACGCCTCGaacaaaagaaaattcaaattcaaatggtcTGTCTTATCCAAAAAGGACGGGTGGGGGCCTTAGAGATCGAGTAGCATGCAAACGAAGAACATGGCATTCCATTAGGGTCGAATGAGTATAAATTAGAATCTTGGCGTTAAATTTTAGTGTGTTCAAATATGTACAAAACCTCAATCATACTCAAAGTGTACCAATAAATGAGTgatgagaaatgtacgtatgaattaccattattttaatcaaattacAAGTCTTTTACTAGTTTATCTTTATCTTCATTAAGAGTCTTTTTACTTTCTTTGCCTTTCAAATCGAAACCCTTAtcctttatgcattttattttataccttttaaatcatttcattttttattccTAAATTGAACACAACAACCAAAGAATGAACACAACACAAACATAAAAATCTCGAAACCTAgaccatgtcctaggatcaatttaGTCGATTCTGCGAGCAAcctgaataataattattttggaGGACTAGCACTTGTTTACGAATTtccaccgtaaacaaattggcacgcccagtgggacttgTGTCTAAGTTTCGAGTCACACATTTATTTGTGTTTTCTTGTCTTTTGCATTGTTATTATATTGTTTAACATTGTTATATGAGATTGAGGAGCGGAAAATTAGTCAACACCAACGAAAAAATACCAAAAAGAAAGTACAATAGGAAGATGGTTAATCCTCCCAACAGCAATGCAGAACAAACTCCTCCTCCGATAGGAGGAAGCACGATTGATGCGACCACGACCGATGCCATACCAACTAATCAGGTTACAACGGTCATTCCCACATCAATAGTTTCGACGAAAATTCCTTCTGCAACAGTTTCAATGGCCATACCCTCGAACGCGTAGAGTATACCGAATGTTTCCTCTACAGTGACTCAGGATCAACCTTCGAACCCTAGACCCCCAGGATTTAATGTAAGCAGGCCATTTACACCATGGTTTTCGATCCCTATGCGAGACCCTTCCTATGACATGCCAACATCTTTTATGGAAGACTTACACAAAAGTACATCCATGTATACAAATCCGCTGACTTCGACATTCTCACCATTACAAGGATCTGGTTCTAGTGTCAATAATTTGAATCAAATTTTTCGACTAAAATATGacatatatttgtttataaaatgTGTACCCTCATCATTGATGAGTGCTCCTGGCAGCCCATACCTTGAGAAAATTTTGCTCTTGAGGAAATTCACTACCACCCTAGCATCGTTAGTGGGGAGTGCCACCGCTTCTACCCACTTTGAGACATAATCGACAAACCACCAAGATGTAGTTCTTACCAAATGAAGGTGGAAACAGTCACATGAAGTCTATTCCTAACACGTCAAATAATTCTACTTCTAGCTTACCCTTTTGGGGCATCTGGTTTCGCTTAGAGATGTTTCCTATCCTCTGACATTTGTCACATTCCTTCACGATGCCTTGAGCGTCTTTGGACAGAGTAGGCCAATACAACCCATACTGGAGGACTTTTGTAGCTCTTCTATCTCCACTAAAATGTCCTCCATATTCTTAGTCATGGCAAGCTTTGAGGACATCTCATTGTTCTTCCTCTAGAACACATCTTCGAACCAATTCGTCTATTCCCTTCTTTTACAAGAATGGTTCGTCCCACAAATAAAATCTGCAATCATGCAAAAACATTTTCTTTTTGCTATAGTCAAAATCATCAGGTGTTATTCCACCTACCAAATAATTCGCATAATATGTGAACCATGGAACACCAATCACAGCTAGGATTCGTTCGTCGACAAACTCATCCTTGATTGGGTGTTTCTCCTCAATTTCTTCTATCAGGGACATCCAGGATATGTGATCAGCAACAGTATTCTCACATCTCTTTTTGTCCCAGATTTCCAGATCAAACTCTTGTAGGAGTAATATCCAACTTAGCAACCTCGTTTTTTATTCCCGTTAAGAAAAAAGATATTTCAAAGAAGCATGATCAATATAAACAATTACCTTCGATTGTTGTCCTTAAACCGGTGTTATGCCATAATGCTCCGACCAAACATGGTCTAAATTTCattatgttgattttggagcatttggttcactATGTCCCATTCCCTACAAagatctcccttgctatcacccaaccatttcTTCAACGTCGCATGTGCAGATTCGACTCTGTTGCTTATTGTGCAACCCAAATGTCTAATCTGGTCCGTCCAAGTGCATACAACTTTCTCTTCCACCTTTTCAAGGATAGTAGATTCAACGTATTTCAGAAAATTGGGATATTCAACACGCAAGGACCTGAAGTGTACCACATTCTCCATATACAACTCTTCGATACATGAATTTAATATATCTGTCCATTCACCCATTATCTTCTCGACCACAACATCGAGTTTGATGTTGTTTTTGtcttcatcattttttctttggtGCCAACTGCGGGTTTGAGCTTAGATCtcacattttttgttatatgatacTAACAAAGTAATGCAGTTGATATCAGAAACACGGTACCAACCGCATTCATAAGGGCATTATCTCGGTCGATAACAATGACACTAGGCATATTTTGTGGATCAATCAACAAAGTCTTGCATATTCCGAATGCCCATGTAACGTTATCTTTTTTCTCAGATTCCAAAAAATCGAATCCAACCGAAAATGTCTTGTTCGTTTAATTTCTAGAAGCGGAAAcaaatacttgtttgtcttgtgcTCGAATTAGTTATAAGGAtgattggaaatgtgttgaacaacttgatactttttggatgagtccaaaatatgtcaTGAATATTAACATTGCCCTCACAAGCTCTGTACCTTGAAACATGTTGATTATCatccaaaagtttcaaaagtaGTTGCATTTCCGACCTCAGAACTCTTTTTGGGATGCTCAATTAATAACATTCATTGTATATCTGCCtgatatttgaaacactttcTGGGTTTTTTCATTTCAAATCAGAAAGTATGTTTCTCGGCACAACTTTGATTATCGATAATTCTGAAATAGATTCCTTCTCTTCCGACTTAAGTCGACACACATTTAGATGCCCTTCTAGCCTGGTCTCCAATGAATGATTATGAATACCGCAAGCGACACTAAAACGCCACAAGCTCTTTTCCTgaaatgatttatttttatgtacTACTTTTTATCAAGACCTTATAAATTTGctcaattaattgattatttgtgGTACCTAATCGATTAAGTGAGTTAATTTTGCATGTGGACTGTTTTTTTTTAACCATCCTTTGGCGTGTAAAAAGAGGACTTCCATTTCATTTGTTTTCATCTAGAAAATGCGAGACatctcattctctttctctctcaaccTCTATCTAAAATGTATTTTTCTCACATATTTTTAGCCATAGTGCTTTGAGAAAGATTCTTGTGTTTAGTGAGGAAGTTATTCTGAAAGAGATATTATTGTAAATTCACCAAGAGTTCAGCTTTCTCTTGAGTGAGTTATTCTTCCTTAGGGAGTGTTTGTTTGAGTTTGGAGCTAAACCTGTTAAAAACTCTTTTTGGAGGATCAGTGTTTTCATTTGGTTCGTAAGCTCTGCCACTTGAGGAAAAACTCTCATTTTAGATTTGTGAAAATAACTAGTGAGAAATCTTCATATTAGTTCTTGAGACCATATTGCTATAAAATATCAGTCGGTTCAAGATTATCCTGGTATAAAATCTCAGTTCAGTTCGTGGTGAACTCGGTATAAAACATAAGTTTAGTTTGGAGTGAGTTTAAGATAAGTTCATATAAAATGTCTATTTGCCTTAGAAATTAACTGCTCCAAACTCTGTTCGTTTTTTAGCGTGAAGACTAACCGCTCTATTCCACCATTTGTTGTTTGGTTAGAAATTATTCtgaaacttatttttttttacaattttataaaGGGTTTCGTGAGATTAACTTTCTAAAAGATCTTAAACATTACTCCAACGACACACTATAGCATATGTAGCatatgttaaaaaaaaacagaGTGAGTTGGCCAATTGAAACCGGGTCTAGTTTAGGTCCGAACTTGGTTTGAAAAGCATTTATGAGTTAAATCGAAGAAAATGGATAGACCGGATGACCCATTGAACCAGTGACGCACGTGCCCTTTCTCTGTTCCCCAACTTCGCAGTTGATTTCGTTTCTGCCTCGCTCATCCGATCACGCAAGACGCTACGCCGCCGAAACCATCCTTCTTTCTACTGAAAGTATTGTCAATTGCGGCGCCTTAGGTGAGTTTTGGGTTAATGTTCATGAAGTTGATGAAAAAGCTGATAAGTTCTGTTGTGATGTTTCACTTTGAATTtcgacatttatttatttatttatttatttatttattatctgcAGGTATTGCTCGGT from Vicia villosa cultivar HV-30 ecotype Madison, WI linkage group LG4, Vvil1.0, whole genome shotgun sequence encodes the following:
- the LOC131596712 gene encoding 3-ketoacyl-CoA synthase 11-like, with protein sequence MTTESKAAETPLLVPSSRILPDFKKSVKLKYVKLGYHYLITHAMYLFLSPLVVLIAAQLSTFSLKDIYDIWENLQYNLVSVIICSTLLVFLSTLYVMTRPRPVYLVDFSCYKPEESRKCTKRIFMDHSRASGFFTEENLDFQRKILERSGLGESTYLPEAVLTIPPNPSMKEARKEAEAVMFGAIDELISKTSVKPKDIGILIVNCSLFCPTPSLSAMIINHYKLRGNIKSYNLGGMGCSAGIVSIDLAEELLQVHPNSYALVVSMENITLNWYPGNDRSKLVSNCLFRMGGAAILLSNKTSDRRRSKYRLVHTVRTNKGADDKCFSCVTQEEDDNGKVGVTLSKDLMAVAGDALKTNITTLGPLVLPTSEQLLFFGTLVGKKLFKMKIKPYIPDFKLAFEHFCIHAGGRAVLDELEKNLKLSTWHMEPSRMTLYRFGNTSSSSLWYELAYTEAKGRIKKGDRTWQIAFGSGFKCNSAVWKALRTINPAKEKNPWIDEIHQFPVDVPRISAI